Within the Bacillota bacterium genome, the region CATATCCCGACGTGGTGACACCCTCGGCGGAATTCCCGTACGGGGCGATCGGCGCCCTCCACCCAGGTGACGTGATAGCTTACGAGGAGCGTGGTCGCATCGAGCACCTGGCCGTTGTGACAGGGACGGACTCCCACGGCTACGTCGTGGTCAACTCCCATACCGCCGACCGGTACCACGTACCCTGGGACCTGGGCTGGGACCGCGGCACCGTGTTCTGGTTGCTGAAGATGTTCTGATGCTGAAGATGAAGATGTCCCGGTGAATACCTGATAGATAAAGGAAAGACTAGCGCATTCTCACATGGCGGTATCAGCAGGATACTAGGGGTCAAGCAAAGAATTCTCATATTTGAGAGCCGGGCATCTCCTCAAGAGGTCCTCCGGGCTCTTGTGCCATTTCCTCTCGCGGCGAGGAGGCTTCTCGTTGCAGTTGAAGTTACTGCACAAGGGCAAGTCGGAAAGGTTGGGAGGGCCGAGATCTCTGCGCCGTGCTACGCGAAAGGCCTTGCTTTTCGTGGCATTGTGGGTCCTCGGCGCGTCCGCGGCGACTTTCTTGTACCTCAGGTCCCCGAACGCTTCCACGGAAGAGGTGGCCCAGTACTCGACGCAAGTCGTGGCTCAGGCTGCGGAGTTCTTCCGCGCCGACCTCACACGCTACGAGGATATTTCGTTTCAGTTCGTCGCCAATCAAGACCTCAACAACCTCTTAATCGAATACGTGAACGCCAAAGACCCCTACGAGGTCGCCGAGCACAATCAGAGGTTCTCCAACTTCCTCGAAGGCCTCGCTTTCAGTGACAGGGCCCTTCAGGACGCTTTGTTCCTGGACGAGCACAACACCCATCGAAAGGCCCTCACGATGGGCGAATCGCTTTCAATCGAGTTCATCAGGTCTTTCCGGGCCTCCGAAGCGTACCAGGCCATCCTGAGGGCGGACGGCAAGGCGGTCTGGATCGGGTCCGTGCGCACAGGGAAGTCCGACCGCTATTACGTGATGATGGGAAGAAGGATCAAGACCCTCTTCACGGGAGAACCCCTCGGCGTGCTTGTGATGTTCATCAGAGAAGACTACTTGAGAGAGCTCCTGACCAAGTACCTCGATGAGAACTTCTACTTCTCCATCGGGACGGTAAAGAGCAGCCATGTGCTTTTGGCTGACCACCGCGGGACCGTCATCTCGGCGCCCGCCGCCGACAACATCGGCAAGGGAGTCGCGGAGGTGTTCGAGGACGGCCGACGACTGGCGCCGCAGCTCAAAAACGGGCGCGGCAGATTCATCGGGAAGATCGGAGACGCCGACGTCCTCATCATCTTCCAGTCGATTCCGGAAACTCAATGGACCTTGCTCGTGCCCGTTTCACCAAGGACGGGTCTCCATAGCGGCGTCCGGCCCCCTTTGACCGCGGATGCACTGGCATTCTTCGCGGCCCTCGCAGCCTTCGGCCTCACAAGCGCGGTCTTGTGGTCAATGTGGTGGCCCTGGCTGCGGCAGCGGTCGGGAGGGGCCATGCAGACACAGGTTGTAGGCGCCTCCGGGCTTGCGGGCCTCCCGACGCTTCGGTATGGGGGATTCGCTCCTGCGAGGGCGCAATCGACGGCGCAGCGCGCACGAGGAGGAAGCACGGGTCAGGGCTCGACCAGCCCGCAGTGGCTGGACGAATTGACTGCTCGCGAGAAACAGATCCTGGGCTTCTTGGCTCAAGGATATAGCAATAGAGAGATCGCGGAGCTCGTCCACATGGCGGAGCAAACCGTCAAGAATTACGTCAGCACCATCTATCTCAAGATGGGCGTTCACGACCGCGTTCAGGCCTCCCTGATGGCGGTAGAGGCCGGCCTTGGTCTGAAGGAATCAGACGATGACGACGCCGCGCGCGTCCGCACGAAGCCGTCGGGCTCGGATGAACATCACTGAACACTGAATGAACCCGCCACGGCGAGCCGCCGTTTCGCACCTCCTCGCTCCGTGCGGCCCTTCCAAGCGTTTGCGGCCCACCTGACCTGCCCCTCTCCTTCCGGTTCCCCCCAAAATGCACGGAATCCCGTTTTCACGCACGATAGCGGCGTGATCGCCATGGGGGATCCCGGAGAGACAACGAGGAGCCAAGCAGGAGCAGACCCCTGTGGGAGAGGACCCAAGTACTAAAGTACCATTTGAGGACGCCAGCCACAAGAAAGTACCATCGTACGCGGACACCGTCCGGGTTCGGATGTTACTCTATGAATGCGCGGAACCCTCCCGACCCACGTCATTAATCCCGGGAGCCCGTTTCCGCGCCCAGAGGGAGGTCGGTTTCGAAGACTTTGTACAATGTGAAAGGAGGGGATATCCGGCTGTTCTCGCACGGTAGTCGCTCAGTACGTCGCCTGTGCCAAAAGACCAGATATGACGCGACTCTGGTCACTCGGTCGCTGCCAGGGGATGTCGCAGGGATCGGCCCAGCCGCACATCATCGTACATGCGTGAGGGTCGGCGGTAACGAGTTGCTATCATGCACGGGAAGGGAGAATCGAGCCCATGAAGAGATTGTTGACTATTGTCATCGCCCTAACGCTCCTCGTCGGCACTATTACGTCGGCGAGCGCGGCTCCGAAGGAAAAGCTTCTCGTGTACACCTCAATGAAAGAGGTGCTGATCGGAGAGATCCGCGACGCATTTGTAAAGAAGCATCCTGAAGTCCAATTCGACTACTACTCGGCCGGCGCCGGCAAGCTGATGGCGAAGATAGCCGCCGAACGCCAGTCCGGCAAGCTCATGGTCGATGTCCTTTGGACCAGCGAGATCCCCGACTTCTATCAGCTGAAGAGCCAGGGCGCCCTGGAGAAGTACGTCTCCCCCGAGGCTGCGTCCATAATCAGCCCGGTCAAGGACCCGGACGGTTGCTTCACCCCCGCCCGTCTCGGCACGCTCGGCATCGCTTACAACACCAACAAGGTGAAAGTCGCGCCCAAGACCTGGCAGGATCTCCTGGGGCCGCAGTTCAAGGACGGCTTCGGGATCGCGAACCCGTCCCTTTCCGGCACAGCGATGGTGAGCGTCGCCATGCTCGTCGAGAACCTGGGGTGGGATTACATTAAGGGGCTCCGGGCGAACGGGGCGAAGATGGGTCAAGGATCCGGACAAGTCGTCGATGACGTGGCCATGGGCGACCTCAAGGCTTGCATAGCCGTGGACTATATCGCCATCAACAAGATCCAGGAAGGCGCGCCAATGGGCTTCGTGTACCCAGACAAGATCCTGGTGATCCCGAGCCCGGTGGCGATCTTCAAAGGCACGCCCAACCTCAGCGCCGCGAAGAAGTTCGTCGACTTCCTCCTCTCCAAGGAGGGGCAGGCGATCATCGCGGCCAGCTACACCCTGCCCATCCGCAAGGATGTCCCGGTCGTGCAGGGCGTCGGGTTGGTGTCTCCTGAAGAAGCCGTGAAGCGGGCGTTCCCGCTGGACTACCTGAAGATGATCGGCGAGAAGGAAAAGATCGCTGACCAGTTCACCGCCATTATGACGAAGTAGGCACATGCGCACACGCGCCCCGCGGCCCCAGGCCCAACGGTCCGTGGCCGGACGCCGGGCCGTCCGGGCTGCGGGGCGCTCGTCCTCTTTCACTGGAGGGCGTAAACCCTAAAGAGCGTCTAGGGGTGAGCAGATGGCTGAGGTGCGACTAGAGGGTATCTGCAAGCGTTACGGCCGGCATGAAGTGCTGAAAGATCTCAGCATCACGATCAAAGATCGGGAATGTTTCACCTTTCTCGGTCCTTCCGGCTGCGGCAAGACGGTGATTCTGCGACAGGTGGCGGGCTTTGAAAACCCCGACAAAGGTCAGATATTCATAGGCGACACTCTGGTGGCGAGCGGGGAAAGGAGAATCTCCCTTCCACCGGAGACGCGCAAGATCAGCGTGGTGTTCCAGGATTACGCCGTCTGGCCTCACAGGACCGTGTTTGAGAACGTAGCGTATCCCTTGCACATCCAGAGGGTGCCGAAGGGCGAGGTCGAAGAGAGGACGCGAGAAGCCATTTCGCAGGTAGGCCTCGCGGGGCTCGAGAAACGCATGCCCTACCAGCTTTCGGGCGGCCAACAGCAAAGGGTGGCCCTAGCCAGGGCGCTCGTATCGCGGCCACAGGTCATGTTGCTGGACGAGCCTTTAAACAACCTTGATGCGAACCTGCGCGAGGAGATGCGTTTCGAGATCAAGGAGCTCCAAAGGAAGTTTGGGGTCACCATTCTCTACGTGACTCACGATCAGGACACCGCCCTGGTCATCTCGGACCGCATCGCAATCCTGGACAAAAACGGAAAGATCCGGCAGGTAGGCAGCCCCAGGGAGGTATACGAGAACCCAGTGGACGCGTTCGTCTTCAAGTTCATGGGGGTCGCGAACTTGGTGCCGGTTCAAGTCCACAACGACGTCGCATACGTCCAGGGTACGGAAATGCAGGTGGGCCGGGCGATCCCTGCCCAGTTGAGGTCCGCCCCGCGCATCGTCATGGCCTTCCGTCCGATGGACGCGGAGCTATCACGGAGTCCGGACGGGTTGGAAGGAGTCGTAAAGCGCGTCACTTTCCTCGGCGCCACGCTGGATTACTTGATAACAGTAGGCCCGCACGAGGTCAGGGTGGAGCAGGATACTCATGAGGCCATCGCGAACGGGCTGGTTTTCTCCGAGGGAGAGACGTGTCACCTGCGGCTGTGCGACGTGAAATGGTTTGATGCGGATAGCTTAGCGGAAGAGGTGTCAGCATGAGCAATTCGCGGGATGTCTTTGTGCCAGGCTCTGCCGGAATACCACGTTTGGGCCGTCACAGAGCGTTCGGAGTGGCCGAGCTCCTTTTGGCCCTCTCGGTGCTCGTCCTCGTGATATTCGTGGCAGTGCCCGTGTTGCTGATCTTCTGGAACGCCTTTACGGTCAACGGCAGACTGAACGTGGCCGACATCGTCACGATCCTCCGCAGGCCTGATACCTACCAGGCGCTGCTGAACTCCTTGATAATTGCGGTGGGCGTCACCGTTTTCAGCACGATCTTGGGTGTTTTCTTCGCCTGGCTCATCGCCAGAACGGACCTACCCATGAAAGGCCTTATGAAGGTGGCCTTCACCGTCCCCTTCATGCTCCCCTCATTCATAGGGGCGCTTGCTTGGAAGGCCCTGCTCTCGCCCAGGGCCGGATATCTCAATGTCTTCCTGATGAATCTCTTCGGGACGGACAGGCCCTTCTTCGACATCTACGGGTTGGGCGGGATCATAGCCGTAGAAACGATGTACCTGTTCCCGTTCGTCTTCCTGCAGGTCGAGGGGGCGCTCGAACGCATGGACCCCACCCTTGAGGAGTCGGCCCGGATATCCGGAATAGACCTCCCGACGATCACGCGTCGGATCACCCTGCCCCTCATCACCCCAAGCGTCGTGGCAGGGGCGCTCCTGGTAGCCCTGTATTCTCTCGCCCACTTCGGCGTGCCGGCGATTCTGGGCATGGAACGCGGGATCTTCAACATCCCGACCCTGATCTACCAGAAGCTTTACGCGAGCGCGGGAAGCTTCGAAGCCATCCGAACGGGGACGGTGCTTTCAACTATCCTCGTCATCTCGGCAGCAACCATCCTCTACTTGCAGAACCTCGTCCTGAAGCGCGGCCGCTACCAGGTGATCGCGGGAAAGAGCGTGCGACCGACGGTCATGAAGCTTAGGGGCCTCAAAATGCCCCTGCTCATAATAAGCATCGTATACATCCTCATAACCGTCGTGATGCCGACTGTCACGGTTTTCCTGATAGGCGCTTTGAAAACTTACGGTCTGCCCCTTGCTCTCAAGAACATGACGCTCAAGAACTTCAAGTACATCCTCGGATGGAAGGCCACCAAGGACGCCATCAGAAACAGCGTGGTGCTCTCGCTCGGGGCAGCTTTCGTCACTATGCTGGCAGGAACGATGATCTCTTACGTCATAGTGAAAATGAAGGTCCGAGGGAAGTTCGTGCTGGAATTCCTCGGGGTGCTGCCCTTCTCGATCCCCGGCACCGTCGTCGCCCTTGGCGTGATCTTGATGTGGAGCGGCCGATTTGGAATAAACCTCTACAACACGCCCTGGATCATCTTCGTCGCGTACATAGCGCGCTACATGGCGTTTTCGATCAAGTCCAACTCGGCCGCGCTCGAGCAAGTGCACAACTCCCTTGAGGAAGCGGCCCGGGCGTGCGGCGCAACCCACTGGCAGTCTCTGAAGGATGTGGTGCTGCCTCTCATCAAACCGGGCATGATCTCGGCGTTCTTCCTCATCTTCCTGCCAGCCTTGAGAGAGCTGACGACGTCGGTCCTGCTGTACGGGCCCACGACGCGCACGATCGGCGTAGCCATCTACGCCCTGAACGAAGACGGCGAGACCGTGTACTCGGCGGCGCTGGCATCGATTGCTCTCGTGATCATCATCACGGGCGAGACGCTCATCAGGCGACTGCTCGGCACAAAGGAAAGGCTGGGGTAGACACATGGCGTATCTGCAGCTCACAAACGTCACTAAGCACTTCGGCGACGTAGTCGCGGTGGACAAACTCAACCTCGAGGTTGAGAAGGGCGAGTGTTTCTCGTTCCTCGGGCCGTCCGGCTGCGGCAAGACCACCACGCTGCGCATGATCGCCGGTTTTGAAGACCTCGATGAAGGAGAGATCCGGGTCCAGGACGAGGTGTTCTCCTCAAGCTACAGGAGGTATTACGTGCCCCCGGAAAAGCGAGATTTCGCCATGGTGTTCCAGGCGTTTGCCGTGTGGCCGCACCTGAACGTCTTCACCAACGTGGCGTTTCCTCTGCAGGTGAGGAGATTACCCAAAGCCGAGATCGCGGAGCGCACCCGGCGGGCTTTGCAGTACACCGGCCTTCTCAATCACGAGAGAAGTTACCCCGGCGAGCTCTCCGGAGGCCAGCAGCAGCGAATCGCCCTCGCGCGGGCCATAGCCCTCAACCCGAAGGTGATGCTGCTCGACGAGCCCCTGTCGAACCTGGACCCGAAGCTCAGGGAGGAGATGCGGTTCGAGATAAAAGACCTTCAAAAGAAGCTGGGGTTCACGATCATCTTCGTGACCCACGACCAGTCAGAGGCGATGGCGCTCTCGGACCGCATCATGGTGATGTCCCACGGGAAGGTTCAGCAGGTCGGCACGCCTCTGGAGGTATATACCAAGCCCGCGAACAAGTTTGTATTCGGGTTCATCGGGCTCTCCAACTTCATCCCGGCGGAGGTAATCGACGGCCAGGTGTACGTGGAGGGTAGCCGCGAGGCCGGCCCCATTTCCGACCGCATCCCGCCCGAAGTGAAAGACCGGCTGGTGACGGTGGCTTGCAGGCCGTCCGAGATCGATTTCGTCGAGGCCGGGGCCGGCGGCGTCAGGGGCGTGATAAGCAGGGCCTCATACCTCGGCAGCATCGTGGATTACAGAGTCAAAGTCGGAAAGGTAGAGATCCGCGTGCAGAAGCAACGGCGCTGCGCTGCCAGAGCGGAGGGCGAGGTCTGCAACCTTAGGTTCCACAGGCTACTGTGGTATGACAGGAACGAATGACCGTCAGGTAGAATAAGCCGAGGCCTGCCCCCAGCGCCCGCGGGGTGGTATGACAGGAACGAATGACCGTCGGGCGTCTGGCGCGGCGCAAATCCGTCGCCGCACGACAGGGCGTGACCTCCGGCTCGCCACCGCTAAGCGGGCCGGGGGTCGTCCTTCGGCGGACTCCTTGTTGCTGCAACTCTTCGGGCCCGTTTGCGCCCCTTTCCGCAACGAGTGACGCCTCCTACTCCTACAGGTGACCGACCCCAAAACCACAACGGAGCTTCGCGCATTCCGTGCTTTTCCCAAACGGTGGACCGCCGAACCGAACGCAGACCCGTTTTCCGGGTTCCAGTTTGGACATCTATGGATCCCCTCAGATCGCGCGTCGTGTAAACCTGCATCGCAAAAAGATCCCAAAGGGGCATCTGAAAGGGAGGAATCTGGTCTTCTGTGGCGAATCATCGTTTTGTGGTTTGTGCAACCGGTTGTATCAGAATCGAGCTCGTCCTGGGTCAATGCCGGGAAGGCAGCGAGATCTGGCGGATTCTGCGCCTGTGCAATCGGTTGCAAGCACCCGAGCCGCATCCTTGCGGGCCCCAGCGTCTCCCACAACCCCAGCTCCGAGGGAGAGCGGGCGCGGCGGCGGGCATCATGGGAACGACGTCCCGATTTCATGGGAAGGACATCCTGGTTCAGGGAGGTGACGCCAGGGAGGGCGCGTGTTCTCAGAACGGTCATAAGTCTCGGAGCCGGTGGTCGTCGCATTGCCATAACACCCGCGTCTCAACGAAGGAGGAGGGCGAGAGAGCGTGTTCAAGAGGATTGTGCTTGTGGCTTGCATGGTGTTCCTCGTGGCTACGTGTGGGGCTTTTGCC harbors:
- a CDS encoding ABC transporter substrate-binding protein, producing the protein MKRLLTIVIALTLLVGTITSASAAPKEKLLVYTSMKEVLIGEIRDAFVKKHPEVQFDYYSAGAGKLMAKIAAERQSGKLMVDVLWTSEIPDFYQLKSQGALEKYVSPEAASIISPVKDPDGCFTPARLGTLGIAYNTNKVKVAPKTWQDLLGPQFKDGFGIANPSLSGTAMVSVAMLVENLGWDYIKGLRANGAKMGQGSGQVVDDVAMGDLKACIAVDYIAINKIQEGAPMGFVYPDKILVIPSPVAIFKGTPNLSAAKKFVDFLLSKEGQAIIAASYTLPIRKDVPVVQGVGLVSPEEAVKRAFPLDYLKMIGEKEKIADQFTAIMTK
- a CDS encoding ABC transporter ATP-binding protein, translating into MAYLQLTNVTKHFGDVVAVDKLNLEVEKGECFSFLGPSGCGKTTTLRMIAGFEDLDEGEIRVQDEVFSSSYRRYYVPPEKRDFAMVFQAFAVWPHLNVFTNVAFPLQVRRLPKAEIAERTRRALQYTGLLNHERSYPGELSGGQQQRIALARAIALNPKVMLLDEPLSNLDPKLREEMRFEIKDLQKKLGFTIIFVTHDQSEAMALSDRIMVMSHGKVQQVGTPLEVYTKPANKFVFGFIGLSNFIPAEVIDGQVYVEGSREAGPISDRIPPEVKDRLVTVACRPSEIDFVEAGAGGVRGVISRASYLGSIVDYRVKVGKVEIRVQKQRRCAARAEGEVCNLRFHRLLWYDRNE
- a CDS encoding iron ABC transporter permease, encoding MSNSRDVFVPGSAGIPRLGRHRAFGVAELLLALSVLVLVIFVAVPVLLIFWNAFTVNGRLNVADIVTILRRPDTYQALLNSLIIAVGVTVFSTILGVFFAWLIARTDLPMKGLMKVAFTVPFMLPSFIGALAWKALLSPRAGYLNVFLMNLFGTDRPFFDIYGLGGIIAVETMYLFPFVFLQVEGALERMDPTLEESARISGIDLPTITRRITLPLITPSVVAGALLVALYSLAHFGVPAILGMERGIFNIPTLIYQKLYASAGSFEAIRTGTVLSTILVISAATILYLQNLVLKRGRYQVIAGKSVRPTVMKLRGLKMPLLIISIVYILITVVMPTVTVFLIGALKTYGLPLALKNMTLKNFKYILGWKATKDAIRNSVVLSLGAAFVTMLAGTMISYVIVKMKVRGKFVLEFLGVLPFSIPGTVVALGVILMWSGRFGINLYNTPWIIFVAYIARYMAFSIKSNSAALEQVHNSLEEAARACGATHWQSLKDVVLPLIKPGMISAFFLIFLPALRELTTSVLLYGPTTRTIGVAIYALNEDGETVYSAALASIALVIIITGETLIRRLLGTKERLG
- a CDS encoding ABC transporter ATP-binding protein — protein: MAEVRLEGICKRYGRHEVLKDLSITIKDRECFTFLGPSGCGKTVILRQVAGFENPDKGQIFIGDTLVASGERRISLPPETRKISVVFQDYAVWPHRTVFENVAYPLHIQRVPKGEVEERTREAISQVGLAGLEKRMPYQLSGGQQQRVALARALVSRPQVMLLDEPLNNLDANLREEMRFEIKELQRKFGVTILYVTHDQDTALVISDRIAILDKNGKIRQVGSPREVYENPVDAFVFKFMGVANLVPVQVHNDVAYVQGTEMQVGRAIPAQLRSAPRIVMAFRPMDAELSRSPDGLEGVVKRVTFLGATLDYLITVGPHEVRVEQDTHEAIANGLVFSEGETCHLRLCDVKWFDADSLAEEVSA